A window of the Phaseolus vulgaris cultivar G19833 chromosome 5, P. vulgaris v2.0, whole genome shotgun sequence genome harbors these coding sequences:
- the LOC137833956 gene encoding uncharacterized protein, producing the protein MDSLLSTLFFLLIVSSFSHVSSFASQPPYKDHCGSIVQESTATELTRNSFPFDDHHTGYFTGGGSIIDGGSSLYQYLTLQPIHIRATQSSDLFKVECSVSLASSMGYYYPAGNFSYGDRLRYGRQHRYRRRHVSFRLEGFWSESSGKVCMVGTGSGYSKEGKHLNLDIVFKLDNVLSVSNITILVSGSLESLSSQKDDSYFEPISVLLFPKGNYSYTLDSTEVANEFSSGSDAAKDSFSLNSLSFCSRPLSREIRRLQLEFSPECNSSKNCTPFSESSGQLPSLMSLKGIECSLADDNKHRLRVIVRFLNTSDYWIGQSFNPKAMLVGEGWWDEKKGMLCVVACHIMAKESSLGGSHVGDCSIRLRLRFPSTWSINSTSSLVGQIWSNKSSDDTSYFKRITFRNEEDGRVGIFQATKYEYSQLERVKKSCPTHKPVKNKGKRYPDVYSYDLRFDMAVIESNKRVAWGYSIPLAVGDEVSSSVNNVSSSMIDATEVKLSSGGLFNISYKISLWFNSTNVKNSLLNQSSFSGRISAEGIYDAGAGNLCMVGCRDLLSNPLIPTAHSVDCEIVVKFQLPPLDANNGIFIKGSIGSTRKNSDPLYFKTLELSSAAFYSEAAAKAVWRLDMETIMVLISTTLACVFVGLQIYHVKKHPNVLPLLSLVMMTLLTLGHMVPLVLNFEALLAQNPNNKNFVFGIVGWLEVNEIAVRLITMVAFLLQFRLLQLTWSSRKSDESNKSLWIAERKASYVTLPLYAAGLLIALLLKLKTDGEVPVITSVNQHHSSWENLKSYGGLVLDGFLLPQIILNLFSNTRENVLSCFFYFGTTFVRLLPHAYDLYRTHNYAQLDNGSYIYADPSADFYSTSWDIAIPLGGIIFAVIIYFQQRLGAHCILPQKLKGFKVYEKVPVVAESEAEVETTNL; encoded by the coding sequence ATGGATTCTCTTCTCTCCACCCTCTTCTTTCTTCTTATCGTGTCTTCCTTCAGCCATGTCTCCTCCTTTGCTTCACAGCCGCCTTACAAAGACCACTGTGGTTCCATAGTTCAAGAGTCAACTGCCACTGAACTCACCCGCAACTCTTTCCCTTTTGATGATCATCACACAGGTTACTTCACAGGAGGTGGTAGCATCATCGATGGTGGAAGTTCCTTGTACCAATACTTGACCCTCCAACCAATTCACATACGTGCCACTCAGTCCTCTGACTTGTTCAAAGTTGAATGCTCTGTATCACTCGCCTCCAGCATGGGTTACTACTACCCTGCAGGGAACTTCAGTTATGGTGACAGATTAAGGTATGGGCGTCAACATCGCTACCGTAGAAGGCATGTAAGCTTCAGGCTTGAAGGGTTCTGGTCTGAGTCTTCAGGGAAGGTTTGCATGGTAGGGACAGGAAGTGGTTATTCAAAGGAAGGTAAGCATCTTAATCTGGATATTGTGTTTAAGCTTGATAATGTGTTGAGTGTAAGCAATATCACTATCTTGGTTAGTGGAAGTTTGGAGAGCTTGAGTTCTCAAAAGGATGACAGCTACTTTGAACCCATTTCTGTGCTGCTGTTTCCAAAAGGGAATTACAGTTATACCTTGGATTCCACAGAAGTTGCCAATGAATTCTCTTCTGGGAGTGATGCTGCAAAGGACAGTTTCTCATTGAATTCATTGAGTTTTTGTTCACGTCCCCTTTCAAGGGAAATTAGACGGCTTCAATTAGAGTTCTCTCCTGAGTGCAATTCTTCAAAGAACTGCACTCCTTTTAGTGAGAGTTCTGGTCAACTGCCATCTCTGATGTCTTTAAAAGGCATTGAATGTTCTCTTGCTGACGACAACAAACATAGGTTGCGGGTTATAGTGAGGTTTTTGAATACTAGTGATTATTGGATTGGCCAAAGTTTCAATCCCAAAGCTATGTTGGTAGGGGAGGGATGGTGGGATGAGAAGAAAGGCATGTTGTGTGTAGTGGCTTGTCATATCATGGCCAAGGAATCATCCTTGGGTGGTTCTCATGTGGGTGATTGCTCAATAAGACTAAGATTGAGATTCCCCTCAACTTGGTCAATCAACAGCACTAGTAGCTTAGTTGGCCAAATTTGGAGCAACAAGAGTTCTGACGATACAAGCTACTTCAAGAGGATAACATTTAGAAATGAAGAGGATGGTAGGGTGGGAATTTTTCAAGCTACTAAGTATGAGTATAGCCAACTAGAAAGAGTTAAGAAGTCATGCCCAACACACAAGCCTGTGAAGAACAAGGGGAAAAGATATCCAGATGTCTATTCTTATGACTTGAGATTTGACATGGCAGTTATTGAGTCCAACAAAAGAGTAGCCTGGGGTTATTCAATTCCCTTGGCTGTTGGTGATGAGGTCTCTTCCTCTGTCAACAATGTCTCAAGCTCCATGATAGACGCTACTGAGGTTAAACTCAGCAGTGGTGGCTTGTTTAATATCAGCTACAAAATCTCACTGTGGTTTAATTCAACCAATGTCAAGAATTCCCTGCTTAATCAGTCCTCTTTTTCAGGGAGGATTTCAGCTGAAGGAATTTATGATGCTGGAGCAGGAAACTTGTGTATGGTAGGTTGCCGTGATCTTCTCTCAAACCCTCTCATACCAACAGCTCATTCTGTGGATTGTGAGATTGTAGTGAAGTTTCAGCTACCACCATTGGATGCAAACAATGGAATCTTCATTAAGGGAAGCATTGGAAGCACACGCAAAAATTCAGATCCTCTTTACTTCAAAACTTTGGAGTTATCTTCAGCTGCATTTTACAGTGAAGCAGCTGCAAAGGCAGTTTGGAGACTGGATATGGAGACCATCATGGTTCTGATATCTACTACTCTAGCATGTGTTTTTGTGGGCTTGCAGATCTACCATGTGAAGAAACACCCCAATGTGCTCCCTTTGCTCTCACTTGTTATGATGACACTGCTTACTTTGGGCCACATGGTACCCCTTGTTCTTAACTTTGAAGCACTTCTTGCTCAAAATCCTAACAACAAAAACTTTGTGTTTGGAATTGTTGGGTGGCTTGAAGTGAATGAAATAGCTGTAAGGCTAATCACCATGGTAGCTTTCTTGTTGCAATTCCGACTCCTTCAATTAACTTGGTCATCAAGAAAGAGTGATGAAAGCAATAAAAGCCTCTGGATTGCTGAGAGGAAGGCTTCTTATGTCACTCTACCCTTGTATGCTGCTGGCTTATTGATTGCATTGCTGTTGAAGTTGAAGACAGATGGGGAGGTTCCTGTGATTACTTCAGTGAACCAACATCATTCATCTTGGGAGAACTTAAAATCTTATGGTGGTTTGGTGTTGGATGGCTTTCTCTTGCCACAGATCATTCTGAATCTGTTCTCTAACACGAGGGAGAATGttctttcatgttttttttactttggAACTACTTTTGTGAGGCTGTTGCCACATGCCTATGATCTTTACCGGACTCATAATTATGCTCAACTAGATAATGGATCATACATCTATGCAGATCCAAGTGCAGATTTTTACTCCACTTCTTGGGATATTGCCATTCCATTGGGAGGTATCATTTTTGCTGTCATTATCTACTTCCAGCAACGTTTGGGTGCTCATTGTATTCTGCCTCAAAAACTCAAAGGGTTTAAGGTTTATGAAAAGGTTCCTGTGGTGGCTGAATCAGAAGCTGAAGTAGAGACCACCAACTTGTAA